A genomic window from Halomonas sp. LR3S48 includes:
- a CDS encoding type I restriction-modification system subunit M: protein MTQNDIVQKLWNLCDVLRDDGINYSDYVTELVLLLFIKMEYENTQAGLLNAHALPEWARWPQLTSRSGLELLNYYKQMLLDLSKSEDRLIAAIYTDAQTRLREPRHLEQLIRDLDRIDWFSAQRDGLGDLYEGLLEKNANETKSGAGQYFTPRALINAMVRCIRPRPGEVIQDPAAGTAGFLIAADAYIKQQTDDHFDLDARAQAFQKLKAFVGIELVPGTRRLALMNCLLHGMEGDDEGVVHLGNALGEAGKSLPRADVVLANPPFGTAKGGEASITRDDLTFRTSNKQLAFLQHIYRGLKPGGRAAVVLPDNVLFEAGVGTEVRRDLMEKCHLHTILRLPTGIFYAQGVKTNVLFFTRGTAENPHQDEGCTDSVWVFDLRTNMPSFGKRTPFTEAHLKPFERCYNPTGSDALAEQLAAREEGDWSFGAEEIEADRVAAADDANAGVDDKLQTSRWRKFSREWIRDTKGDSLDITWLKDADSLAAENLPEPDVLAAEAMSELTEALRELDGLMAALGSQDEAAAQKRLLAEALGLADDAGSDEVKA, encoded by the coding sequence ATGACCCAGAACGACATCGTCCAGAAACTGTGGAACCTCTGCGACGTACTGCGTGACGACGGCATCAACTACTCCGACTACGTCACCGAGCTGGTGCTGCTGCTCTTCATCAAGATGGAGTACGAGAACACCCAGGCCGGGCTACTCAATGCCCATGCCCTGCCGGAGTGGGCCCGCTGGCCGCAGCTGACCAGCCGCTCGGGCCTGGAACTGCTCAACTACTACAAGCAGATGCTGCTCGACCTCTCGAAGAGCGAAGACCGACTGATCGCCGCCATCTATACGGATGCCCAGACCCGCCTGCGGGAGCCGCGTCACCTCGAACAGCTAATTCGCGACCTGGACCGCATCGACTGGTTCAGCGCCCAGCGTGACGGCCTGGGCGATCTCTACGAAGGGCTGCTCGAAAAGAACGCTAACGAGACCAAGTCCGGTGCAGGCCAGTACTTCACGCCCCGTGCACTGATCAACGCAATGGTGCGCTGCATTCGACCCCGGCCGGGCGAAGTGATCCAGGATCCCGCCGCCGGCACCGCGGGCTTTCTGATCGCCGCCGATGCCTACATCAAGCAGCAGACCGATGATCACTTCGACCTCGATGCCAGGGCCCAGGCCTTCCAGAAGCTCAAGGCCTTCGTCGGCATCGAACTGGTGCCCGGCACCCGCCGCCTGGCGCTGATGAACTGCCTGCTGCACGGCATGGAAGGCGACGACGAAGGCGTGGTGCACCTGGGCAACGCCTTGGGCGAAGCCGGCAAGTCACTACCTCGTGCCGATGTGGTCCTTGCCAATCCACCCTTCGGTACCGCCAAGGGGGGCGAGGCCAGCATCACCCGCGACGACCTCACGTTCCGCACCAGTAACAAGCAGCTCGCCTTCCTGCAGCATATCTACCGTGGGCTCAAGCCCGGCGGCCGCGCTGCCGTGGTGTTGCCTGACAACGTACTGTTCGAGGCCGGTGTAGGCACTGAGGTGCGCCGCGACCTGATGGAGAAGTGCCACCTGCACACCATCCTGCGGCTGCCCACCGGTATCTTCTACGCCCAGGGCGTGAAGACCAACGTGCTGTTCTTCACTCGCGGTACTGCCGAGAACCCGCATCAGGATGAAGGCTGTACCGACAGCGTATGGGTCTTTGATCTGCGCACCAACATGCCGAGCTTTGGCAAGCGCACCCCCTTTACCGAGGCCCACCTCAAGCCCTTTGAGCGGTGCTACAACCCCACAGGCAGCGATGCCCTGGCCGAGCAGCTCGCTGCGCGGGAGGAGGGCGACTGGAGCTTCGGCGCCGAGGAGATCGAAGCCGACCGGGTAGCCGCTGCCGATGACGCCAACGCCGGCGTAGACGACAAGCTGCAGACCTCCCGGTGGCGCAAGTTCAGCCGAGAGTGGATTCGCGATACCAAAGGCGACTCGCTCGACATCACCTGGCTCAAGGATGCCGATAGCCTCGCCGCCGAGAACCTGCCCGAGCCCGACGTACTCGCCGCAGAGGCAATGAGCGAGCTGACCGAAGCCCTGCGCGAACTCGACGGCCTGATGGCCGCTCTGGGTAGCCAGGATGAAGCCGCCGCCCAGAAGAGGCTGCTGGCCGAAGCGCTGGGGCTTGCAGATGACGCCGGCAGCGATGAGGTGAAAGCATGA